The region GCGCCGCACCGCGCATGCCTTTGCCGACCCCCGAGGGCGGCGGGCGCGGGCTCGGCGAGCGGCCTGCCTGGATGGGCGGCACGTTCGACGGCTATCGTTTTTCCACGCGGGACTATCCGAGCGGGCAGCGCTTCGAATCGTGGGCCGAGCACAATCGCCTGCGCGAACTGACGATGTGCGACGAGTCGGACGACGGCTTCGCGTTCGATCAGGCGGATGTGCCGTTCGGCCAGATGCTGCTCGGCTTCCGGCGCTTCGCGAGCAGCGCGGCGGCCGCGCCGTCGAGCTATCGCTTCGTGCGGACGACGACGCTGATCCGGCAGGACGGCTTCGATTTCTTCTACCTGCTGCTGAACTGCAACGACACGGTGCGCTACGAAATCGACGGGCAGGGGCGCGAACAACCGCATTCGTGCCTTGCGCTGCTGGACATGTCGAAGCCCTTCAGCGCGACCGTGCCGGAGGGCGAATCGCTGATTCTCACCGTGCCGCGCAGCATGATTCCCGTCTCGGCGAGCGTGCTGCACGGCCGGATCCTGAACTGCCACGCGAGCCTGCTGCTCATGAGTCAGCTGCAGCTGGCCGCGCGCTACCTGCCGGTGCTGCGTGCGGAACAGATCGCGCACATCGCGCAGGGCGTGCTGAACCTGCTGCATGCGGTGTTCACGCCCGGCGCGGACGTGGCCGAGCAGTCGCCTTACGGCGCCGAACATCTGCAACACGAGCGGGCGAAGCAGTACATCGAGGCGAATCTCGATTCGCCCGATCTCAAGGTCGAGCAGATCTGCCGCGAGGTGGGGCTGTCGCGCTCGGCGCTGTACCGGCTGTTCGCGCCGATGGACGGCGTGGCCACCTATATCCGGCGGCGCCGGCTCATCAAGATTCGCGGCCATCTGCTCGCGCATCAGGCGTCGCACCGGACCATTTCCGAACTGGCCTACCGGTATGGGTTCAACAGCCCGACGCAGTTCTGTCGCGCGTACAAGCAGTATTTCGGCTATACGCCGCGGGAAAGCCGGTCGCTGGGCCTGGGCGGTCGCTGGACGGGGCTCGTCGATCCGTCGCGCGACTATGGCGCGTGGTTGCGCGCGAGCGGCGTGTGAGGGCGGTGCGAGCGCGGTGGGGGCGACGCGCTCGCGCGGCGTTTATTGCGGCGGGCCGGAATTCGCGGGCGTCGACGCACTGACGGGCGGAGCGGCCGGTTCGGCGGCCGATGCCGCGGACGCGGAGGGCGCGGCGGCTGCGGGAAGCGAGGCGGCGTTCGGCGTCGCGGTGGGGGAGGAGGCCGGTGCGGGGAATGCATCCGGTGCCGCGTGGGTTGGTGTTGTCTCGGGCGCAGCGGTTGCGGCAGGCGTGCCGATGGCGGTGGACGCTGACGTGCTGCCCGGTACGCCGAGAGCAGGCGCGTTGGCCGGTGCGGACGCCGGTGCGGCCGGAGCCTGAGCCTGAGCGTTGGCCGGTGTGGACGCCGGCACGGCGAAAGCGGGCGCATTGACCGGTGCGGACGCCGGTGCGGCGAGAGCAGGCGCGGATGCGGGTGCGGCGAGGGCCGGCGCGTTGCCCGATGCGGGCGCGGGCATGCCGACAGGCGTGGACGCTGGGGTAGCGAGAGCCGGCGCATAAACATGTGCGGACGCCGGCGCACCGACGGGCGCGGAGGCGGGGGCACCGGCGCCAGCAGGCATGGAGGCTGGGACGGCTGCGGCCGCCGCCGGCGCGACAACGGCCGACACGCCCAAGCCCCCCGGCGCGGCCGCCCCCGCCCCCGCGTGCGCGCCCGGCGGCGGCTCGGCCTGCGCGCCCGGCGCGGCCGGCGTCTCGAGCTTCAACGGCGCGCCCTCCGGCGTCGCGGCGGGTTCCGGCAGCGGCACCACGGGCTCCTTCTCCGCCGCCTTGACCGTGGCCTTGTCGCGTCGCGCCGGGTCGATCTTCAGGAAGTGGTCGACCAGGTTGAAGAAGCGGTCGTAGAACACGCCCGCCGGGATCGTCTCGCTCGCGGTCTTCACCATCGCATCGTCGCTCGAACCGATCGGCAGCGACAGCGAGCCGAACACGCTGAGCCCGACGCTTGCCGAGGTGTTGGTCTTCTTCAGCGAGTAGCGGTCCTGCACCGCGTTCACGTAGGCGATGCTGGCGGTGCCGTCCGCGTTCGCGTCGGCG is a window of Burkholderia sp. FERM BP-3421 DNA encoding:
- a CDS encoding AraC family transcriptional regulator, which codes for MEYVQEKCVEARAAPRMPLPTPEGGGRGLGERPAWMGGTFDGYRFSTRDYPSGQRFESWAEHNRLRELTMCDESDDGFAFDQADVPFGQMLLGFRRFASSAAAAPSSYRFVRTTTLIRQDGFDFFYLLLNCNDTVRYEIDGQGREQPHSCLALLDMSKPFSATVPEGESLILTVPRSMIPVSASVLHGRILNCHASLLLMSQLQLAARYLPVLRAEQIAHIAQGVLNLLHAVFTPGADVAEQSPYGAEHLQHERAKQYIEANLDSPDLKVEQICREVGLSRSALYRLFAPMDGVATYIRRRRLIKIRGHLLAHQASHRTISELAYRYGFNSPTQFCRAYKQYFGYTPRESRSLGLGGRWTGLVDPSRDYGAWLRASGV
- a CDS encoding DUF2242 domain-containing protein, coding for MHIRFRPFLAPCALAIALSACSSTPKPLYQQEQFDAASSPYTRTFHDRSAATCEAARRALLSQGYITNLSRADAVDGSKNFQPSNDTHVVIEFHVVCADANADGTASIAYVNAVQDRYSLKKTNTSASVGLSVFGSLSLPIGSSDDAMVKTASETIPAGVFYDRFFNLVDHFLKIDPARRDKATVKAAEKEPVVPLPEPAATPEGAPLKLETPAAPGAQAEPPPGAHAGAGAAAPGGLGVSAVVAPAAAAAVPASMPAGAGAPASAPVGAPASAHVYAPALATPASTPVGMPAPASGNAPALAAPASAPALAAPASAPVNAPAFAVPASTPANAQAQAPAAPASAPANAPALGVPGSTSASTAIGTPAATAAPETTPTHAAPDAFPAPASSPTATPNAASLPAAAAPSASAASAAEPAAPPVSASTPANSGPPQ